The proteins below are encoded in one region of Tessaracoccus aquimaris:
- a CDS encoding ABC transporter substrate-binding protein encodes MRILRSAIAASAVLMLGLSACATSTPATSPAPTTDKPSEAPASSPAATPETSAPATEGGDVPKGDGTQTIYLVSKGFQHRFWQAVKEGAEQAGKEYNYKIQFVGPDDETKVTQQLDQLKTALDSKPAAIGFAALDTGAAADVLSQIEAAKIPMIAFDSGVDSDLPLTTVQTDNFAAAQEAAKHMAELVGNKGTVGLVCHDQTSQTGKQRCEGFQDWMKTNAPDIKVLAPQYAGEVGLAANTAKAMIQANPDIVGVYGSNEAAATGAVQGTIESGKEGITVVGFDSGKTQLDAIRNGQMAGAITQAPVKMGYETVVSAIKAIDGQELPKVTDSGFAWYDKNNIDDPEIAANLYE; translated from the coding sequence ATGCGCATCCTGCGCTCAGCAATCGCTGCCTCGGCCGTGCTCATGCTCGGACTGTCGGCATGCGCCACCTCCACCCCTGCGACCTCGCCTGCGCCGACGACCGACAAGCCGTCTGAGGCTCCCGCCAGCAGCCCCGCTGCTACCCCGGAGACCTCCGCGCCCGCCACCGAGGGCGGCGACGTCCCCAAGGGTGACGGCACCCAGACGATCTACCTCGTGTCGAAGGGCTTCCAGCACCGCTTCTGGCAGGCAGTCAAGGAAGGCGCCGAGCAGGCAGGCAAGGAGTACAACTACAAGATCCAGTTCGTGGGTCCGGACGACGAGACCAAGGTCACCCAGCAGCTCGACCAGCTGAAGACCGCCCTCGACTCCAAGCCCGCGGCCATCGGCTTCGCAGCGCTCGACACGGGTGCCGCCGCCGACGTCCTGAGCCAGATCGAGGCCGCCAAGATCCCGATGATCGCCTTCGACTCGGGTGTCGACTCCGACCTGCCGCTGACGACCGTCCAGACGGACAACTTCGCCGCCGCGCAGGAGGCCGCCAAGCACATGGCCGAGCTCGTCGGCAACAAGGGCACCGTCGGCCTGGTCTGCCACGACCAGACCTCCCAGACCGGCAAGCAGCGCTGTGAGGGCTTCCAGGACTGGATGAAGACCAACGCCCCCGACATCAAGGTGCTTGCACCCCAGTACGCGGGTGAGGTCGGCCTCGCCGCCAACACCGCCAAGGCCATGATCCAGGCCAACCCCGACATCGTCGGCGTCTACGGCTCTAACGAGGCCGCCGCCACCGGCGCCGTCCAGGGGACCATCGAGTCGGGCAAGGAAGGCATCACCGTCGTCGGCTTCGACTCGGGCAAGACCCAGCTCGACGCGATCCGCAACGGCCAGATGGCAGGCGCCATCACGCAGGCCCCGGTGAAGATGGGCTACGAGACCGTCGTCAGCGCCATCAAGGCCATCGACGGCCAGGAGCTGCCGAAGGTCACCGACTCGGGCTTCGCCTGGTACGACAAGAACAACATCGACGATCCGGAGATCGCCGCGAACCTCTACGAGTGA